In Klebsiella aerogenes, the DNA window GCGAGCCCTGATGGTAAGAAGCTATATGTCGGGGTTGGCTCCAACAGCAATATCACCGAGAACGGCCTGGACATTGAGTACCGCCGGGCCAATATTCTTGAAGTCGATACGGCAACAGGAGCCAGCCGTATCTTTGCCAGCGGTATCAGAAACCCAACAGGGCTCGGCTGGGAACCGCAAACGGGTAAACTCTGGGCCATCGCCAATGAACGCGATGAGATAGGCGCCGATTTGGTGCCTGATTATCTGACCTCGGTCCAGGACGGCGGTTTTTACGGCTGGCCGTGGAGCTACTTCGGCCAGCACGTTGACCGCCGCGTACAGCCTCCTCGTCCGGATATGGTCGCCAAAGCCATCAAGCCGGATTACGCCCTGAGTTCCCACGTTGCGCCACTGGGGATGCTGTTTTATCGCGGCCAAATGTTGCCGCAAAAATATCAGGGCGGCGTCTTTATCAGCGAACATGGCAGTTGGGACCGCTCGCCGTTGAATGGCTATAGAGTCAGTTTCGTCGCTTTCAAAGACGGTAAACCGGTCGGTAAGCCTGAAAGCGTCGTCAGCGGTTTTGTTTCCCGGGATGAGAAAGAACTCTATGGGGCGCCGGTCGGACTCGCTCAGGATAATCAAGGTGCGCTAATTGTTGCCGATGATGTCGGTAATACCGTCTGGCGCGTCAGCGTGAAATAGAACATCACGATTTACAATTCGGCTTCCCGCAGTCAGGGAAGCCCTTTTTATGCCCCCAATATCAGTAGCCATAAATATTGCAGGGAATTATTGAGAGAGCAAAGTGATAAGCTGTAAAATCAGGACCGCGATGGTAGATGGCTATATCAGAATGGGTTACTGAGGAACATTCATCATTAATGAGACGTAAAATGAGATGAACCATTTATCTGCAATCAGGACCTTCGTCAGCGCGGCCGACCATAAAAGTTTCAGCGCCGCGGCAAAAGCATT includes these proteins:
- a CDS encoding sorbosone dehydrogenase family protein — its product is MNKILLPLPVVLAMTLILAGCDEKAKLTPDQQIGPDPVMPKAQDFLMPPMQVPSGVGWQAGAQPEVAQGLKIEKMADGFLHPRMVYVLPNDDVLVVESNGPGEEPLTTPKQLIAGMVKNQSGKGGKGGNRITLLRKGENGWEKHIFLEHLHSPFGVQLIGDNLYVANTGNIMRYHYQPGATHISDAGSELADLPNTVNHHWTKALLASPDGKKLYVGVGSNSNITENGLDIEYRRANILEVDTATGASRIFASGIRNPTGLGWEPQTGKLWAIANERDEIGADLVPDYLTSVQDGGFYGWPWSYFGQHVDRRVQPPRPDMVAKAIKPDYALSSHVAPLGMLFYRGQMLPQKYQGGVFISEHGSWDRSPLNGYRVSFVAFKDGKPVGKPESVVSGFVSRDEKELYGAPVGLAQDNQGALIVADDVGNTVWRVSVK